CTAGGTGCGGCTTGTCTGCACGCATCTTGACCAGTGCTTCGACCCCGTCGAAAGCCGTGTCGATCGTGTAGCCTTGGCGTTCGAGATTCACCTGGATCAGCCGCACGATATGCCGCTCGTCGTCCACGACGAGAATGCGTTGCGGCCTCCCCATCCAGCCTGATTCAGGAGCGAGTGAAACCACAAGCCTATTATCTCATCGTCTCCCTCGGCACCCTCTCTGGCTCACCGCTTCGTACATCAGCACCGTTCCTGCCATCGCGACATTGATCGAGTCCGTTCCCGCGGACATGGGAATGCGAACAAACCCGTCGCACGAGTCGCGTTGTGCTTCGGAGAGTCCCTCGCGCTCGCTCCCCAGCATCAGCAGGACCGGGCGGCGAAGGCTCACGCGCCGCACCTCGGTCGGCGCCTTGGGGCAGGCTCCCAATACGGTGAGCTCGTACCGCCGGTTCCAAGAGCGGAACGCGCGATGCGAAGTCTGTACAATCCTCAAGGAAAACACGCCTCCCATCGACGCCCGGACGGATTGCGGTGCGTAGACATCGGTTCGGTCCCTTGGAGGGCCGAACACCATCAGGCCGCTTGCCCCGAACGCAGCGGCCGAACGCATCAGCGTCCCCAGATTCCCAGGCGTCCGTAGGTTCTCGACGCCGATCCAAAGGTCGCGTTGCCCGACGTGACTGGGAAGAGGATCCCACCGCTGAGGGCACACAAGGAGGACACCCTTGGGCTCCCTCGCAGCGGAGAAGGACTGGAAGTCGGCGCGGGACACTTCGAGTAACGGAATGCCTCGGTCCTTCGCGAACTCATCCATCTCGCACCTGGCGGGGTACGAAAGCAGCGATGGGCTTCTCGCCAATCCGAGGATGGGGGTGGCGTTCGCCACTGCGGAGTGGAAGGAGCGGAGCCCTTCGGCGGGGAAGAGGCCCAGGCGATCACGGATCGACCGG
The Fimbriimonadaceae bacterium DNA segment above includes these coding regions:
- a CDS encoding RNA methyltransferase: MRLDPKPRAPRAQPLPRLTAEFLVSLGDRSIRDRLGLFPAEGLRSFHSAVANATPILGLARSPSLLSYPARCEMDEFAKDRGIPLLEVSRADFQSFSAAREPKGVLLVCPQRWDPLPSHVGQRDLWIGVENLRTPGNLGTLMRSAAAFGASGLMVFGPPRDRTDVYAPQSVRASMGGVFSLRIVQTSHRAFRSWNRRYELTVLGACPKAPTEVRRVSLRRPVLLMLGSEREGLSEAQRDSCDGFVRIPMSAGTDSINVAMAGTVLMYEAVSQRGCRGRR